The Salmo trutta chromosome 6, fSalTru1.1, whole genome shotgun sequence genome has a window encoding:
- the LOC115196184 gene encoding outer dense fiber protein 3-like protein 2: MEVKRRPIIAGRGKGPGPGHYALPPTIGYVNHDLTKPSSPAYTFHRRMSSNMVSVDCSPGLQYHIDTKMTRFGHVQMKETVCERGRGRYTHSNLLGSQVPHKPSSVSYSLAGRRQVGAPSEDRSMTPGPGRYNRTDPSVYLTRQPSFSIQSRTTRASDQSQKPGPGTHSPEKVLLHLPRPPAFSLGITHSEFITPLVVVVSD, translated from the exons ATGGAGGTTAAGAGACGTCCGATAATTGCTGGCAGAGGGAAAG GGCCAGGCCCCGGTCACTATGCTCTCCCTCCAACCATTGGCTACGTCAACCATGACCTCACCAAGCCCAGTAGCCCCGCCTACACCTTCCACAGACGTATGAGCAGCAATA TGGTCTCCGTGGATTGCAGTCCAGGACTCCAGTACCACATCGATACCAAGATGACCCGGTTCGGCCAC GTACAAATGAAAGagacagtgtgtgagagagggagaggtaggtacACCCACTCTAACCTGCTGGGTTCCCAGGTGCCACACAAGCCGTCCAGTGTCAGCTACAGCTTGGCGGGGCGCAGACAGGTAGGAGCTCCATCAGAAGACCGGTCCATGACCCCTGGACCAGGACGCTACAACCGTACTGACCCCAGCGTCTACCTCACACGACAGCCATCCTTCTCTATACAG AGCCGGACTACCCGGGCCAGCGATCAGTCTCAGAAGCCTGGGCCAGGGACCCACAGCCCGGAGAAGGTCCTGCTCCACCTCCCCAGACCTCCTGCCTTCTCCCTGGGCATCACACACTCGGAGTTCATTACTCCTCTGGTGGTGGTTGTTTCCGACTGa
- the ebi3 gene encoding interleukin-27 subunit beta, translating to MYVQHCVCVLFWLCVCAVVTLLSGVLSSDGTVPTVPSGENRAERDPPSPPEVRCWSPSYPFKALCSWPEPPQTQLPIQYIATYSMKGGEIQQCHPYPTSVHPLPSPESSLPGVNGSSPWARWLCVLKGLKLYTSYKLNITGVNRMGSASHLQAFTVEDIVKPDPPVNVTVQVVPGKLSLLVKWAPPPSWSDRTLFPLKYQIRYHWDNKGTPHEITLDPFEDTKKVLPRLSPGRSYLVQVCSMELMGLGQSSDWSLPVTVTMPAH from the exons ATGTACGtccagcattgtgtgtgtgttctgttctggctgtgtgtgtgtgctgtggtgaCTCTTCTCAGCGGTGTACTCAGCAGCGATGGGACGGTTCCGACGGTTCCATCaggagagaacagagcagaaagGG accccccctcccctccagagGTACGTTGCTGGTCTCCCAGTTACCCCTTCAAAGCCCTCTGCTCATGGCCTGAGCCTCCACAGACCCAGCTTCCCATACAGTACATCGCCACCTACAG TATGAAAGGCGGAGAGATCCAGCAGTGCCATCCCTACCCTACCTCCGTGCATCCTCTCCCCAGCCCAGAGTCCTCTCTCCCTGGGGTGAATGGCTCCTCTCCATGGGCGAGGTGGCTCTGTGTCCTAAAGGGTTTAAAGCTCTACACGTCTTACAAGCTCAACATCACAGGAGTCAACCGTATGGGCAGCGCCTCCCACCTACAGGCCTTCACTGTAGAGGACATTG tgaagccgGACCCCCCTGTGAATGTGACTGTGCAAGTCGTTCCCGGGAAGCTGAGTCTGTTAGTGAAGTGGGCCCCTCCCCCTTCCTGGTCTGACCGCACCCTCTTCCCCCTGAAGTACCAAATCAGATACCACTGGGACAACAAGGGTACCCCACATGAGATCACT TTGGATCCGTTTGAGGACACCAAGAAAGTTCTACCAAGGCTGTCTCCTGGGAGGTCTTATCTAGTTCAGGTGTGTTCCATGGAACTGATGGGGCTGGGACAGAGCAGTGATTGGAGCCTACCTGTTACTGTCACTATGCCtgcacactga
- the LOC115196177 gene encoding splicing factor YJU2: MSERKVLNKYYPPDFDPAKIPKLKLPKDRQYVVRLMAPFNMRCKTCGEYIYKGKKFNARKETVMNELYMGLPIFRFYIKCTRCLAEITFKTDPENTDYAMEHGATRNFQAEKLLEEEEKKITKDREEEELNNPMKVLENRTRDSKMEMEVLENLQELKELNQRQASVDFEGMLGTYKELEQRTKEQEKEEDERETREMLERALVKRLRDSDSDSDQDSESSSRPKKPSTDRPTDILTTDRLTDPQGLSVGGMKKAKVESWERSVGGLGGGGVLGTLVVRKKPTTSVPKPGTTVTPAGANTQTVSKAAATVPTEATKPITAQNGSSSLSLLGAYSDSDDSNNSE, from the exons ATGTCAGAAAGAAAAGTGTTAAAT AAATACTACCCGCCAGACTTCGACCCGGCTAAAATACCCAAACTCAAGCTCCCTAAAGACAGGCAGTATGTGGTCCGGCTGATGGCTCCCTTCAACATGAG GTGTAAGACTTGTGGGGAGTACATTTACAAGGGGAAGAAGTTCAACGCCCGTAAGGAGACTGTGATGAATGAGCTCTACATGGGACTGCCCATCTTCCGCTTCTACATCAAGTGTACAAGATGCCTGGCTGAGATCACCTTTAAG ACTGATCCGGAGAACACAGACTATGCCATGGAACACGGTGCCACAAGGAACTTTCAGGCGGAGAAACTtctagaggaggaagagaagaaaataactaaggacagagaggaggaagagttgAACAACCCTATGAAG GTGTTGGAGAACCGTACACGGGACTCTAAGATGGAGATGGAGGTTCTGGAGAATCTTCAGGAGCTCAAGGAGTTGAACCAGAGACAGGCTTCGGTGGACTTTGAAGGAATGCTGGGAACATACAAAGAGCTGGAGCAGAGGACCAAAGagcaggagaaggaggaggacgaGAGGGAGACACG GGAGATGCTAGAGAGAGCTCTAGTGAAGAGGTTAAGAGACTCTGACTCTGACTCAGACCAGGATAGTGAGAGCAGCAGCAGACCAAAGAAACCCAGCACAGACAGACCTACTGACATCCTCAccacagacagactcactgacccacag gGCCTGTCAGTGGGGGGGATGAAGAAGGCCAAggtggagagctgggagagaagtGTGGGGGGgctgggaggtggaggggtaCTGGGAACACTGGTGGTGAGGAAGAAACCAACGACCTCTGTCCCCAAACCTGGTACCACAGTAACTCCTGCAGGCGCTAACACACAGACAG TTTCAAAGGCAGCTGCTACCGTACCGACGGAGGCTACTAAGCCAATCACAGCACAGAATGGGTCGTCGTCGCTCAGCCTCCTGGGGGCGTATTCCGACAGTGATGACAGCAACaacagtgaatga
- the LOC115196163 gene encoding SH2 domain-containing adapter protein F: MAKWLKDYLNFGSRRDAPQPPRPDYTESEILRAYRAQKDLDFEDPYQSAEKPQNGCYGGCRGTVSLHAFPAFASDLPNDAEVKVVSPKHRLIKVDSQEFSRSKVPLSPVTIQQEPVLPSAPTAVGDSDTDYSDPFDARPVPRLRADWEPNPSPHLTLDLSPITSPTVVAFSPNPILDLNLRPGHSSSYMEPFEAQRVITELQQGPERGRPGVGSGRSGVGIGDQLYDDPYDGTRHRHWGAPPQQQGREFLRDEPREVRESRLPQDDERPAEEYDQPWEWKKDNISKALAVKFEGAEWEKSLAQSDQARLPRTSPTAPGGVASLRRPGDTTPILGERVDPCLPLERQVWYHGSVSRAEAETLLTLCKESSYLVRKSQACSQDYSLSLRSCQGFMHMKFTRSSESRYVLGENSPPFSSVPEVIHYYTMHKLPIRGAEHLSLLYPVIVQTL; the protein is encoded by the exons ATGGCAAAGTGGTTAAAGGACTACCTGAACTTTGGCAGCCGTCGTGACGCCCCCCAGCCGCCGCGTCCTGACTACACAGAGAGTGAGATCCTGAGGGCCTACAGAGCCCAGAAAGACCTGGACTTTGAAGACCCCTACCAGAGCGCAGAGAAACCACAAAATGGCTGCTACGGTGGCTGCAGGGGGACAGTAAGCCTGCATGCGTTTCCCGCCTTTGCTTCTgaccttcccaacgatgcagag gtgaaggtGGTGTCTCCCAAACACAGGCTGATCAAGGTGGACTCTCAGGAGTTCAGTCGCAGTAAGGTCCCCCTTAGCCCCGTCACCATCCAACAAGAACCG GTGCTTCCCTCTGCTCCTACAGCAGTAGGGGACTCCGACACCGACTACTCAGACCCATTTGATGCCAGACCAGTTCCTCGGCTTAGAGCAGATTGGGAGCCTAACCCTAGCCCACACCTTACCTTGGACCTCAGCCCTATCACCAGTCCTACCGTGGTAGCCTtcagccctaaccctatcctAGATCTCAATCTCCGTCCAGGGCACAGCAGCAGCTACATGGAACCCTTTGAAGCCCAGAGGGTCATCACAG AGCTCCAACAGGGCCCAGAGCGGGGCCGGCCAGGAGTGGGCAGTGGAAGGTCAGGGGTTGGGATCGGAGATCAACTCTATGATGACCCCTACGATGGGACTCGACATCGCCACTGGGGGGCGCCACCGCAGCAGCAGGGGAGAGAGTTCCTCAGGGACGAACCG agagaggtcagagagagcagGCTGCCCCAGGACGATGAGAGACCAGCAGAGGAGTACGACCAGCCCTGGGAATGGAAGAAGGACAACATCTCCAAAGCTCTAGCAG TGAAGTTTGAGGGGGCAGAGTGGGAGAAGTCGTTAGCCCAGTCAGACCAGGCCAGACTACCCAGGACCAGCCCCACAGCCCCAGGGGGCGTAGCCAGCCTTCGGAGGCCTGGTGACACCACCCCTATCCTGGGTGAGAGAGTGGACCCCTGCCTGCCCCTGGAGAGACAGGT GTGGTACCACGGTTCTGTGAGTCGTGCGGAGGCAGAGACTCTACTGACGTTGTGCAAAGAGAGTTCCTACCTGGTGAGGAAGAGCCAGGCCTGCTCACAAgactactctctctccctcag GAGTTGTCAGGGCTTCATGCATATGAAGTTCACTCGGAGTTCAGAGAGTCGTTACGTCCTGGGAGAGAACAGTCCTCCATTCTCCTCTGTACCAGAGGTCATCCACTACTACACCATGCACAAACTACCTATCAGAGGAGCTGAACACCTGTCTCTGCTCTACCCTGTCATAGTACAGACCCTCTGA
- the LOC115195143 gene encoding testicular haploid expressed gene protein-like, producing MATRMVQLAQPKPNLLRFPDRSSPQWETAVASPRVCQLACPKWRQGLYSPKTSLAPPHPAATSSRLQLLAIPKSDHPQYAQDRPVSWPVPGPVRKAVASERVQVLSQPNQRKALFQGYNPYTVTLAARSASASPRLQELCLPMPRKCKGK from the exons ATGGCTACCCGGATGGTGCAACTCGCTCAGCCCAAACCCAACCTGCTCCGATTCCCCGACCG GTCATCTCCCCAATGGGAG ACTGCAGTAGCCAGTCCTAGGGTCTGCCAGTTGGCCTGTCCCAAGTGGAGGCAGGGTCTCTATTCGCCCAAGACCTCACTGGCACCCCCTCACCCAGCTGCAACCTCCTCCCGACTACAGCTCCTCGCCA TCCCTAAGTCTGACCACCCCCAGTATGCCCAGGACCGTCCAGTCAGCTGGCCAGTGCCGGGGCCAGTGAGGAAGGCAGTAGCCAGTGAGAGGGTGCAGGTCCTTTCACAGCCCAACCAGCGGAAGGCGCTGTTCCAAGGCTACAACCCGTACACGGTTACCCTAGCTGCACGCTCTGCTAGCGCCTCGCCGCGCCTACAG GAGCTTTGTCTGCCCATGCCACGGAAATGCAAGGGCAAATAG